The following are from one region of the Ruficoccus sp. ZRK36 genome:
- a CDS encoding PspA/IM30 family protein codes for MNDTISSRIRRIITGTASSIVSKIEGLAPEVVLEQAISEVDAALDEVKAELGRITAQKYHVSKAMTKLNEEHSSIEEQTMEAHKQGRKDLVEAAISRQLDIEDQLPALESQLGDLGRQEEELNKAIAGLVAKRNEMDDELFEFKKTQQEASVTGAPDAPGGMPASGSATAKADRAERAFSRVIQDATGVRRTAMKAGSEESGKLVELAHLNKKARIEARMKALSNQ; via the coding sequence ATGAACGATACCATCAGTAGCCGCATACGGCGGATTATCACGGGCACCGCCAGCTCCATTGTCTCAAAGATCGAAGGGCTGGCCCCGGAGGTTGTGTTGGAACAGGCCATCTCGGAGGTCGATGCCGCGCTCGACGAGGTCAAGGCCGAGCTGGGACGCATCACCGCTCAGAAGTACCATGTCTCCAAAGCCATGACCAAGCTCAACGAAGAGCATTCCTCTATCGAGGAGCAGACCATGGAGGCACACAAGCAGGGCCGTAAGGACTTGGTGGAGGCCGCGATTTCCCGTCAGCTCGACATTGAGGATCAGCTCCCGGCTCTGGAAAGCCAGTTGGGAGATCTGGGCCGTCAGGAAGAGGAGCTGAATAAAGCGATCGCCGGTCTTGTCGCCAAGCGCAACGAGATGGACGACGAGCTGTTCGAGTTTAAAAAGACTCAGCAGGAAGCGTCTGTCACCGGTGCTCCTGATGCACCCGGCGGGATGCCTGCCAGTGGCAGCGCCACCGCCAAGGCCGACCGTGCCGAACGCGCTTTCTCAAGGGTGATTCAGGACGCGACCGGCGTACGCCGCACGGCCATGAAAGCGGGCTCTGAAGAAAGTGGAAAGCTGGTAGAGCTCGCCCACTTGAACAAGAAAGCCCGGATCGAAGCGCGCATGAAAGCGCTCTCCAACCAGTAG
- a CDS encoding OB-fold-containig protein: protein MYAHFIAQENLPFAVALGLFFLIGILQTVSLLTGISLFGWVDDLIPDFEADLPSELSVDADVEMGEGSVEHSWVADVFGWMNFGRVPFIISFLLFLFLFSCIGYNVQLFLSESGIGLLPAIVIAPLSLVAAVFPLKWGNALFGHILPKDETNAVSSHSYVGRVATITIGEATHERAAEAKLKGPLGRTHYVMVRADREEASFKQGEHVLLVAEDDGEFTCIAPNNPHLDGA from the coding sequence ATGTACGCTCATTTTATCGCACAGGAGAACCTGCCCTTCGCGGTGGCGTTGGGTTTGTTTTTCCTCATCGGCATCCTTCAAACCGTTAGTTTGCTGACGGGGATCAGCCTATTCGGTTGGGTTGATGACCTGATCCCGGACTTCGAGGCTGACCTCCCCAGCGAGCTTAGCGTTGATGCCGATGTCGAGATGGGCGAGGGGAGCGTCGAGCACTCCTGGGTAGCGGATGTCTTTGGCTGGATGAACTTCGGCCGCGTCCCGTTTATCATCAGCTTCCTGCTCTTCCTGTTTCTGTTCTCCTGCATTGGCTACAACGTCCAGTTGTTCCTCTCCGAGAGCGGGATCGGGCTGCTGCCAGCCATCGTCATCGCGCCCTTGTCGCTGGTCGCTGCGGTGTTTCCTCTGAAGTGGGGCAATGCCCTGTTTGGGCACATCCTGCCTAAAGACGAGACGAACGCCGTGTCCAGCCACAGCTATGTGGGCCGCGTGGCGACGATCACGATTGGCGAGGCCACTCACGAGCGTGCCGCTGAGGCTAAACTCAAGGGGCCGCTCGGGCGCACGCACTATGTCATGGTGCGAGCTGATCGCGAGGAGGCTTCTTTTAAGCAAGGGGAGCATGTGCTGCTTGTCGCCGAGGATGACGGTGAGTTCACCTGCATCGCCCCCAATAACCCGCACCTCGACGGTGCGTGA